The proteins below are encoded in one region of Brassica napus cultivar Da-Ae chromosome A6, Da-Ae, whole genome shotgun sequence:
- the LOC106350183 gene encoding uncharacterized protein LOC106350183 has translation MASKCIDNCVNIESDVHSLQKVTSYTNLHKWPMAEVEFVQSISHGNSQHRTMVLNNITCRQMYLRSYTFTRKENEEEGGRGGGKTGDQLNRGEKKKSAETTKKGMRKKSKATPCRGFVLTLLWKCFSCTSSTKVNIDP, from the coding sequence ATGGCCTCCAAATGCATAGATAATTGTGTAAACATCGAAAGCGACGTCCACTCCCTCCAGAAGGTAACGAGTTACACCAACCTCCACAAGTGGCCGATGGCAGAGGTGGAGTTTGTCCAGTCAATAAGCCACGGCAATAGCCAGCATCGTACCATGGTGCTGAACAACATAACTTGTAGGCAAATGTACCTCAGAAGCTACACTTTCActagaaaagaaaatgaagaagaaggtgGTCGAGGTGGCGGTAAGACTGGTGACCAGTTGAACAGAGGAGAGAAAAAGAAGTCTGCAGAGACAACGAAGAAAGGTATGAGGAAAAAGAGCAAAGCAACACCTTGTAGGGGATTTGTTTTGACGCTCTTATGGAAGTGTTTTTCTTGTACTTCCTCTACTAAAGTTAATATTGATCCGTGA
- the LOC106347534 gene encoding receptor-like protein kinase HERK 1 — MGVEKFIFVSTITCLICICHGFTPQDNYLINCGSPANSTLMDRVFMSDKLASNLLTSSTKPEILASQSSSSDVYQTARVFTGVATYKFSVARGRHWVRLHFNPFNYQSYQMGSAKFAVSTQTHVLLSDYTVNGSKVVKEYSLNVDTDDLVLTFTPSATSFAFVNAIEVISVPDSLIASSPPPRLVGGSGMFQQSLSTQAFETVHRLNMGGSLVTPNNDTLTRTWQPDSDFLLSKNLANTVSKILSVKYVPGFATEETAPSSVYGTCTEMSNSSGDPTSNFNVTWEFDVDPGFQYYLRFHFCDIVSLALNQLYFNVYVDSMLAVMDVDLSTYVNTLAGAYNMDFVTPSPKGTNKIRVSVGPSNVHTDYPDGIVNGLEIMKMNNSRGQLSAGTFVPGSTSSGTKQKSVGLIVGATVGPLLALVLLGGGCFVLCKKRKRGQDGHSKTWMPFSINGMSVGSKVSYGTTLTSITTNANYRIPFATVKEATNNFDESRNIGVGGFGKVYKGELNDGTKVAVKRGNPKSQQGLAEFRTEIEMLSQFRHRHLVSLIGYCDENNEMILVYEYMENGTVKSHLYGSGLPSLTWKQRLEICIGAARGLHYLHTGDSKPVIHRDVKSANILLDENFMAKVADFGLSKTGPELDQTHVSTAVKGSFGYLDPEYFRRQQLTEKSDVYSFGVVLFEVLCARPVIDPTLPREMVNLAEWAMKWQKKGQLDQIIDQSLRGNIRPDSLRKFAETGEKCLADYGVDRPSMGDVLWNLEYALQLQEAVIDGEPEDNSTNMIGELPPQINNFSQGDTSVNVPGTTGRFEESSIDDLSGVSMSKVFSQLVKSEGR; from the coding sequence ATGGGTGTTGAAAAGTTCATCTTCGTTTCAACGATTACGTGCTTGATTTGCATCTGCCATGGATTCACACCTCAAGATAATTACTTGATCAACTGCGGCTCACCGGCCAATTCCACCCTCATGGATCGAGTCTTCATGTCCGATAAGCTCGCCTCCAACTTACTCACCTCTTCTACCAAACCCGAGATCCTCGCGAGTCAAAGCAGCAGCTCCGACGTTTACCAGACGGCGAGAGTCTTCACCGGAGTCGCTACCTACAAATTCTCCGTCGCTCGTGGCCGCCACTGGGTCCGTCTCCATTTCAATCCATTCAATTACCAAAGCTACCAAATGGGTTCCGCCAAGTTCGCGGTTTCAACGCAGACTCATGTGCTCTTGAGCGATTACACAGTCAACGGCTCCAAAGTTGTAAAAGAGTACTCTTTGAATGTAGACACCGATGATCTCGTCCTCACGTTTACTCCCTCTGCTACTTCGTTTGCCTTTGTGAACGCTATTGAGGTTATATCCGTCCCCGACTCATTGATCGCTTCTTCTCCTCCCCCGAGGCTCGTAGGCGGCTCAGGGATGTTTCAACAGAGCTTGTCAACGCAGGCTTTCGAGACAGTTCACAGATTGAACATGGGGGGCTCGCTCGTTACGCCTAACAACGACACTCTTACAAGAACTTGGCAGCCTGATTCGGACTTTCTGCTTTCCAAGAATCTAGCCAACACGGTGTCTAAGATTCTGTCGGTTAAATATGTTCCAGGGTTTGCAACAGAGGAGACTGCGCCGAGCAGCGTGTATGGTACTTGCACTGAGATGAGTAATAGCTCAGGCGACCCTACTAGCAATTTCAATGTCACGTGGGAGTTCGACGTGGACCCTGGCTTTCAGTACTATTTACGCTTCCACTTCTGCGACATCGTGAGCTTAGCTCTCAACCAGCTCTATTTCAATGTTTACGTCGACTCAATGCTCGCTGTCATGGACGTTGATCTCAGCACTTATGTGAACACACTGGCTGGTGCATACAACATGGACTTCGTCACGCCCTCGCCCAAAGGTACTAACAAAATCCGCGTTAGCGTCGGTCCATCGAATGTCCACACCGATTATCCCGACGGTATTGTGAACGGGTTGGAGATCATGAAGATGAATAACTCTCGAGGCCAGCTCAGCGCCGGGACATTTGTTCCAGGTAGTACTAGTTCGGGTACCAAGCAGAAGAGTGTGGGATTGATTGTCGGTGCAACCGTTGGTCCGTTGCTCGCGTTAGTCCTCTTGGGAGGTGGTTGTTTTGTGTTGTGTAAGAAGAGGAAGCGCGGCCAAGACGGTCATTCCAAGACGTGGATGCCGTTTTCGATAAACGGAATGTCGGTGGGAAGCAAAGTGTCGTATGGAACTACGCTTACAAGTATAACAACCAATGCCAATTACCGTATCCCCTTTGCAACGGTTAAAGAGGCTACAAACAACTTCGATGAGAGCCGCAACATCGGTGTAGGAGGTTTCGGTAAAGTCTACAAAGGAGAGCTTAACGACGGCACGAAAGTAGCTGTGAAAAGAGGAAACCCGAAATCTCAGCAAGGGCTTGCGGAGTTCAGGACAGAGATCGAGATGTTGTCGCAGTTCCGTCACCGCCATTTGGTTTCTCTGATTGGTTACTGTGATGAGAACAACGAGATGATACTGGTTTATGAGTATATGGAGAATGGAACGGTGAAGAGTCATCTTTACGGCTCGGGTCTTCCTAGCTTGACGTGGAAACAGCGGCTTGAGATCTGCATTGGTGCGGCTAGAGGATTGCATTACCTTCACACTGGTGACTCGAAACCTGTCATTCACAGAGACGTTAAATCCGCAAACATATTGCTCGACGAGAACTTCATGGCCAAAGTTGCGGATTTCGGACTGTCTAAGACCGGACCTGAGCTTGATCAGACTCATGTGAGTACCGCTGTGAAAGGTAGTTTCGGGTATCTCGACCCCGAGTACTTCAGAAGGCAACAGCTCACTGAGAAATCAGATGTCTACTCCTTTGGTGTGGTTCTCTTCGAGGTTCTTTGTGCTAGACCTGTTATAGACCCGACGCTTCCGAGAGAGATGGTGAATCTTGCGGAATGGGCCATGAAATGGCAGAAGAAAGGGCAGTTAGATCAGATCATCGACCAGTCGCTTCGCGGTAACATCAGACCAGATTCGTTGAGGAAGTTTGCAGAGACTGGTGAGAAATGTTTGGCTGATTATGGAGTCGATAGGCCGTCCATGGGAGATGTGTTGTGGAATCTTGAATACGCTCTGCAGctacaagaagctgtcatagaCGGTGAACCGGAAGATAACAGCACGAATATGATTGGAGAGTTGCCTCCGCAGATCAACAACTTCAGTCAAGGGGACACGAGTGTTAATGTTCCGGGAACCACGGGACGATTTGAGGAATCGAGCATTGATGATCTCTCTGGTGTTTCCATGAGTAAAGTGTTCTCTCAACTTGTGAAATCCGAAGGAAGATGA